The Methylomonas montana DNA window CCAGGTTCGAACCTTGAGTTTGCGCGTGGCGGGTTCATTCTCTACCATGACTTCGCAGGCATTGACGATCAGATTCAGCAGAACCTGCTGCAATTGCACCCAATCCACCGCCACGACCGGCAGTTCGTCTGCCAGTTCCACCTCAAGGCTAACTTGATGGGTGACGATGTCGTTATGCGCCAACTTCAGAGCGTCTCTTACGACTTCATTCGGATGCAACGGCTGGCGTTGCGATTCACCTCGATTAAATAATGAACGCAGGCGTTGAATAATCTCGACGGCGCGCTGGTCGTCATCGACGATGTCCTGCAAAGTGTCTCTTATTTCCTGCTGATCGACCGCTTCCCGGCCCAGCAGCCGTTGCGCCGCTTGGGCATTGGCGAGTATGGCGGACAAGGGTTGATTCAACTCGTGGGCAATGGAGCCGGACAGTTGCCCCACCAGCCCCACGCGAGCCATGCGCACCATTTCGTCGCGGTGTTGCTCAGCAGCCTGTTCCGCTAACTTGCGGGCGGTGATGTCATGGGAGACACCGACGATGGAAACGGCTTGCCCAGCCGCATCGGATTCCACCTGGCCCTGCATCGACACCCAACGATTCTTGCCATCAGGGTGGTTCACCCGGTATTGGGTTTCGAAACCAGCATTCGAGGCCAATGCAACTGCCACGGCTTTCTTAGCCTGCTCTCGGTCGGAGACATCGAGGGTGTTAAGGAAGCGCTCAAAATTGATAGATTCCAATTCGCCGATACCGTAAAGATTGCGGGCTTGAGGGGTCGCCCAGATGTCGTCGCGGCCGACGTTCCAGGCCCAAATGCCCACGCCCACCGCATTGGCCGCCAGGTTCATGCGTTTTTCGCTGTCCAACAGCTCGGCCGAGGTCTGCCGGCGTAATCGCCTTTCCAGCAACAGCAAGGCGATCAGCAGCGCCTGCAACAAGACCACGACTATCGCTGTGACAATGCGGCCGCAATAGGTTTCCCAAAAAGAAGGCTGCCGATACTCTAAGATGCTCCCTTGCGGAAGGGCTTTTTCATTGATGCCGAAGCGTTGCAATTGCCGCCAGTCGAAGATTAAGGCGCTTCGATGTATGGCGGGCAAGAAAAGGGCCGATGCCGGCTCGCCATTCAGCAAGCGCTGGACTATTTCGCCCGCTTGCCGTCCCATTGCCTCAAAAGTGCACATGTAGCCACCGACGATACCGGCACCGACATAAGAACTGTACGAACCATAAACCGGAACGGTCGAGGCCGAAGCGATCTGCACAATCGCATCGCGGTTGACGAACGACTGCCCGGCCCCGTCCCGTTGAAAGCTGCCAACAAAAACCAGTGTATCGCTTCGCAGCAGACTAAGCCTCTCCTGCAGCTCCGTCATTGGCAGATTCGCTAAGAAGTCCGCCTGAATCCGCCTGGGCAACATGACTGTGGCCTGACGCAATTGTTTTTCCACGTCGAGGTCCCAGGCGGAAGTTCCGGTGACCAACACCAGTCGCCGTGCTTGAGGATGTAAACGTAACGCCAGTTCGAGCGTCGGCAGAGGATCTGGATCGATAGGCACGCCGACCACGTCGGGCGGGGGAGACAAGGCTTTGAGTTGTGCCGATGTGACGGCTGCATGGACCACCGGAGTGCCTGATAAAAATTGCTCGCGATGGCGGAGCAAAAATCTCAGTGCCGTGGGTCCGCCAGCGACCACAACATCGATGTGCTTGCCTTGATATTTGCCTCGGAGAAAGTCGGTGAGCAGCGCTTCGTAACCTTCGTCGGCAAAGCGGCCCACGTCGAGAAATTCGGTCAGAAAGTCGACCGGCTGCCCACCTCCCTGCGCGGCAGACCTGATATTTTCATCCCCTACCATGATCGCTGGCGATAAACGGCTCTCGCCGTACACGATCAGCACCGTCCGAACCGGCTCGGCGGCCGTAGCCGGAGATATTCCGAGCAGGACGGTCAAGCCCACAAGGCCGGCCCGCTTGATTTTCGTATATGCCGGCAATGGTCGACTAAATCCGGTAGCCAGCCGGCCTGAGTTTGGGCGGATGCTTTGCGCCACGGAGAATTCTACCTGGGAATGACCGGGAAAACCCAAATCCCTCAAGGCCCTTGATCCTTTTGCCCAATTCAACAATCCGGTAACTGCCATTCTCGATTCAACCCGCCAAAATCCATATTCGTTATTCGAAACCTGTCAGGGCTGAGAGGGGCAACGCGAACCGTATCGTTCGCGACAAATGCGCCCCTTGGGGCGGCACCATACACATCGGCCCGGCTTTTTGCGTTGTAAGTGCTTGTCCCAAAAGTTAGCAGGAGCGCCATTCGCCAGTCAGTATTTTCAGCATCAAATTAATCATGGCAATATGCGCAAACGCCCGACTCGACTCCTTGATGACTTCATAATTTTTGCGCAAACGGCGATGACGATAAAGCCAAGCAGAAAGTACATTCTTCAACCCAGCGACGGCAACAACTCAGGGTCTTTGCATTTCGGAACGAAGGAAACCGCCCATACAATACGAAAATGTTCCGCTATCCAAGCGGTAAACGATTTACCACGGCAGCAGCCATCGCCCAAAATGCGCAGCAGTTTCTGGCAACGGCCGGTGAATTTGGTTCCGTCTCGTTCCGGCACATTCACTGCGGTTACGACGATCGCCAGCAGCGGTCCAGCATCGGCAAGGATATGGGATCCTGTATTTGGCCGCAACATACCCTTTTGCTATCCGCCAAGGCAGTGGTTTTGACGCTTTGACTATCAATACTGCCCGCCCGCAGGGATGGTATGACGTCCTGCTTTTTTGCCCGCCCCAAGCCCTTAGTGCCCCGTCAAAACACATCCGCGTCCCGACTTGAATCGAGCGCCGAAAATAACCGTATACCGTTTGATACGGCAAAAAATTAGGAGCGGCAGGAGTCGGCAGGCAAGGCTACCGGCAATAGGTCTTGAATCAAATTCCATTTTCCGGCGCTTAAATCGGTGGGGCAGTGTTTGCCGTATTTCTTCTTGACCATACTCAAAAGTCAGATTTTTTGCAGATTTTTGCCGCTTTGGGGACTTTTTAAAATACGTACCGACACCGTCATTCTGGCCGGCATGACGGCAAGCTCGGCGAAGCGAGCCGCCGAAATCGGCCTGTGACCGACACGATAAGCTGCAACGCTATCGGTCCTATAATGTATCCGATTCCACCGTAAATTCCGGAACGTTTTTCGTAGCAAAAGAATCTCGGCTGTCGGTCCTGCAGCCAACTTCAAAACAACCGCGGCTCCACTCCAACAATTTCCAATTAATAGCAGTCGCCAACATCGCAATCCTGATAAAAAACGGCAGCAATCGCGTCGCTGAAAAGCGTCATTTTGTCGCAGTCCAATCAAACCCTGTGCTATATTCGCCAAACCACGACCTGCCCATAAGGGCAATTTAAGATTTTTGGAAAGTGGGTATAGTGCAGAAAAACTTGAACTGGTTCTAATAATGCAAACTTAAAGTCTGCCAACCGCTGAACTATTTTAGGGTTTGACCAGCGTCCATCGGGATGCGATGAAGCGCAATTGCATGGAATCTCGGCCAATACGGCGATCAAGCTCGTGCAATGTATATGGTAGCTGGAAGATTGGGGGTTATTCGTTTAATCCTATTCCGGCCAGGTTTTAATAGAGCGTAGTGTCAGCAATACAGAACGAGAATTTTATGAACTTGAAATGCCAATTGCTACTTGCCTTGTGCTTAGGCCTCGCCACCAACATCGCTAGCGCCCAAGACATTGCGCCAGTTAATCTGGAACAAATCCGCAAGACTGCTTCCGATTTCGAACACGGCCGCACCGTCAAACAGGATTATCGGCTAGCTTTCGAAATGTATTGCAAGGCCGCTCTTCAAGGCGACGCCGAATCGGCTTACAGCATGGGTTTTATGTATTTCAACGGCCGCGGCGTTAGCCGCAGTATTCCGCTGGCCAGTCACTGGTTTAAACAAGCGGCCGAACGCGGCGACAGCCATGCCCAACAAATGCTGGCCCGTTTTGGCGATATGACGCCTAGTGCCGACCCCGCTTGCCAAGCGCCGGCACCGGAACCCGAGATTAAACTAGTGGCCGCCCCCAATCCTAACCGCCAGCTGGTCGAGAGCTGGGTTAAGGAGATTGCGCCGATCTACAGCATTGATCCGCAACTGGTCATGGCGGTGATTCAAGCCGAATCAGCTTTCAACCCCAGCGCCCTTTCGGGCAAAAACGCCCAAGGCCTGATGCAATTGATCCCGGAAACCGCCGAACGCTTTGGCGTCAAGGATAGCTGGAATCCGATTCAAAACATCAAAGGCGGTACCGCTTATCTGCATTGGCTACTGCGGCATTTCGAAGGTAAAGTCGATTTGGTATTGGCCGCCTATAATGCCGGCGAAGGCGCTGTGGAGCGTTATCAAGGCATCCCGCCCTATCAGGAAACCCGTAATTACGTGAAGCAAATCCTGGCTTCGTACCAAAAACCGACTCACCCGGTACCACCGCAAGAATTGCAAAAAAAACTGGTCATCGAACAAAAAACCTGATCGGCCTCCGCTTGAATCCTTGGCTTAGCTCAAGTTCGACCGCTATAGTTTGACGCTGTTTGCCGAGAACCGAACCTCGTTAGATTGGCTGCTCGATCCAACTCGCTGTCGACTAAACCGACCTCAGTTTAGCAAATACGATATTTCGTACCGTTAACGACATATCGTCCCGACTTCCGCTTGCAGTTGGTGCCTGCAAACCAGCCATCTCACTCGAAAACAGCAATAACACCCTGACATTATTGACAGTTACATCAGCCCGGTAACTCTTGGCATGGGAATTGAAGCTATCCAGGCAACCGCCAGCCGATAACGGGTTTGCGAGTCACTCAATTCAAAAAGGTTATTGCCATGAAAGTTGATAATTTGCTCTTAGCCGTCGCCGCATTGACTCCCACCGATACAACGGACGCCGGCACTTTGAACATGTGCCTCGGTGTCTCAAATCGCCAGCCTGCCGTAGCATTCCGGTCGACAGCAGCCGATTTAACTATTGAGGAGGTGCTCTGATGAATAATATGAGCAACTACCAGCGGAGCATTAACGCCGCTGTCTCGCCTCTCCTCGCCCAACGCTGGCTTGAGCAAACACCGCCATGCGAGAGCGAATGCTGTCAATTGCAGCAATCTCGTGAAGAAATTGCAGCTCTGCAGCGCGCCCTGACCATCAGCCAGCAGCAACTGGCTGGTGCCCGGCGGCAAATCGAATCGCTACGGCAATCGCATGCCAGTCTGGAGCAGCAATTGCTGGAGAGTAACGAAAACTATAGACAAGCCTTGCATTGCGCCCATCACGACGAACTGACCGGACTCCCCAACCGAATTTTGTTACTGGATAGGCTACAGCAGATCATGGCCCAAGCCGATCGCCAGCAAAAACCGGTGGCCTTGTTATTCATCGACCTGGACGAATTCAAAAACGTGAACGATAGCCTAGGGCACACGGCGGGAGATCAATTGCTGCGAGAGGTGGCCGCGCGCTTATCTGCCTGCCTACGCTATGGGGACACTGCTTGCCGTTACGGCGGCGACGAGTTTCTGATACTACTCGGTGAAGTCGACGACGATTGTAGCGTTGCAGCGGTGATAGAGAAAATCCAATCACGCTTGGCGGAAGCGTGCCTGTTGGACGGCACCCTCGTCTCGATCACTGCCAGCATTGGCGCCGCAATCTATCATCACGACGAACAAAGCAGCATCGATTTACTGAACCGGGCGGATAGCGCCATGTATCGGGCAAAAAAACTCAAGCTCTCTCAAGTGATCGGTTAAACGGAGGCCAGGCACGGATTGAAATCAGCGGCGGCTACTATGTGAACTTTTGTAGCGGCCGACACTATCGATAATTTCCTGCCGGGCTTCCTCAAGACCGCCCCAACCTTCCACGCTAACCCATTTACCCTCTTCCAAGTCTT harbors:
- a CDS encoding sensor histidine kinase, with protein sequence MAVTGLLNWAKGSRALRDLGFPGHSQVEFSVAQSIRPNSGRLATGFSRPLPAYTKIKRAGLVGLTVLLGISPATAAEPVRTVLIVYGESRLSPAIMVGDENIRSAAQGGGQPVDFLTEFLDVGRFADEGYEALLTDFLRGKYQGKHIDVVVAGGPTALRFLLRHREQFLSGTPVVHAAVTSAQLKALSPPPDVVGVPIDPDPLPTLELALRLHPQARRLVLVTGTSAWDLDVEKQLRQATVMLPRRIQADFLANLPMTELQERLSLLRSDTLVFVGSFQRDGAGQSFVNRDAIVQIASASTVPVYGSYSSYVGAGIVGGYMCTFEAMGRQAGEIVQRLLNGEPASALFLPAIHRSALIFDWRQLQRFGINEKALPQGSILEYRQPSFWETYCGRIVTAIVVVLLQALLIALLLLERRLRRQTSAELLDSEKRMNLAANAVGVGIWAWNVGRDDIWATPQARNLYGIGELESINFERFLNTLDVSDREQAKKAVAVALASNAGFETQYRVNHPDGKNRWVSMQGQVESDAAGQAVSIVGVSHDITARKLAEQAAEQHRDEMVRMARVGLVGQLSGSIAHELNQPLSAILANAQAAQRLLGREAVDQQEIRDTLQDIVDDDQRAVEIIQRLRSLFNRGESQRQPLHPNEVVRDALKLAHNDIVTHQVSLEVELADELPVVAVDWVQLQQVLLNLIVNACEVMVENEPATRKLKVRTWINEGRGVIIEVTDTGKGVPAGVAARLFESFFTTKTNGMGMGLAISRSIIDAHGGRLSLVNNSERGAAFRISLPAMEVPVNDH
- a CDS encoding lytic transglycosylase domain-containing protein encodes the protein MNLKCQLLLALCLGLATNIASAQDIAPVNLEQIRKTASDFEHGRTVKQDYRLAFEMYCKAALQGDAESAYSMGFMYFNGRGVSRSIPLASHWFKQAAERGDSHAQQMLARFGDMTPSADPACQAPAPEPEIKLVAAPNPNRQLVESWVKEIAPIYSIDPQLVMAVIQAESAFNPSALSGKNAQGLMQLIPETAERFGVKDSWNPIQNIKGGTAYLHWLLRHFEGKVDLVLAAYNAGEGAVERYQGIPPYQETRNYVKQILASYQKPTHPVPPQELQKKLVIEQKT
- a CDS encoding diguanylate cyclase domain-containing protein — its product is MNNMSNYQRSINAAVSPLLAQRWLEQTPPCESECCQLQQSREEIAALQRALTISQQQLAGARRQIESLRQSHASLEQQLLESNENYRQALHCAHHDELTGLPNRILLLDRLQQIMAQADRQQKPVALLFIDLDEFKNVNDSLGHTAGDQLLREVAARLSACLRYGDTACRYGGDEFLILLGEVDDDCSVAAVIEKIQSRLAEACLLDGTLVSITASIGAAIYHHDEQSSIDLLNRADSAMYRAKKLKLSQVIG